A segment of the Salminus brasiliensis chromosome 1, fSalBra1.hap2, whole genome shotgun sequence genome:
GTTACTACAAATATTAAACAACTGAAGTACATATCAAATACttgatttttctatttttatcttTGAAAGGTTTATGAATACTGAACTTTAAtagactaaataaaaataagggtCTGCGTTTTCAACATCATTGCTGTGTGGTCAGAAAGTCTAGGTGTGTGCTCTGTTTATGTTTGGTGTGGCTGAACACAGctctctttcctgtctctcAAGGAAGCTCTCAATGCCATTCTGTGCCTTTTATTGTAAACCGCGTTATGTTGTAAAGATCACAGACCATAGTACAATATACTTCACCTTTTACAGTCCTTGTAGATGCATCAATACCAGGTTCTATGGTCTTATAAAACTCCTGAAATGAAAAACGCAGTTGTACAACAGCAGATAAAAAAGTACAGACACAGAAAGGTGAGAAAGAAGCAACTTTCAGATTACCTCTGCTTTATCCATGCCATTTGATATCTTCTCCTAAAAAGTGATGAAAGAAATAGAAAGGCCCTGATTTATTTTGTGGGGGGCAGAAAACTACCGTTACTCATGTTTGACCTTAGTGCTTCCTTAAAGCACTGTCAATGCTCTTATATGCTCTTACCTGACACCAAGTTGTGTACGGCTCTGCTGATTTCCTGAGTGATGCTACTCCCTGCTCCATATGGCCAACCTTTGAATCCACATACTTCACTTGTGAGTGTGGCGTGGTATAAAGGGAAAGCTGAAACACAGAGATTTAGGCTGATATCAGTGCTTCCAAACAGGCGTATGGGTACATTTGGGGGATGTGAGGCTCAAAAAAGGAAATTTTGAaagtaaattaaatttaattaataacTTCACATACATTTTTGGCACATAAACCGATTAGtcttaataaataaaaccatcAGTTATCTTCATGTGCGGTTGCATCTCTCAGGGGTTGGGATATATTaagcagtaagtgaacagtcagttcttaaggGTTGACAAGCATACATTTGAGCTGCTCTGACAAGggccagagcatctccaaaacatcaggaaggtcTTTTTGGGTGTTCCCAGgacgcagtggtcagtacctaccataaATGGACCATGAATGGTCATccagtgaactggtgacagtGTCATGGGTACCTAAGGCTCACTTATGCTATATAGAGGCCCCACttccacttcacaacttacagggcttaaaggatctgctgctgacattGATGTctagacaccacaggacacccttcagaggttttgtagagtccatgcctcgaatggtcagatctgttgtggcggcacaaggaggacctgcttaatattatattaatattaatattactaatttCATGGCTGTGTGTGCATATACAAATTGATGTACATATACAGAGAGGACAGGGTTGTCATAAAACCATAATTTTGATACCAATACCCAGTGTAGTACTTCTGCACCTTCTATGACAGATGGAAATGCACCATCTGATTATATAAATCATGAGAGCCCAAGCCTTGTGTTCTCTATCCTTTTGAGCAGAAGAAACTCTACAGTGtgtagggcagtgtgtgtgataTAGATATTGAAATGGACATTGATCAACAGCAAACATAATATCAAATTATACAGGCCAACCAAAGCCCAATGCCAAATAATGAACTCCCAGCCCTGCAGTCCATATGAATGCGTGCACCAGAGGCCTGCGAATGCAAGGGTGGGGAACTCCGGTTGTGGAGTATAGagttcctgcacagtttttgtgcttttcctgctcagttATGCTTTATTTAACTCAGCCGTTAAATGCCACGTTTagtaggtgtgttagagcaggcaAATCAATAaatgtgctggactctggccctcaCTTCCCCACCCATGCTGTAGGGTGTCCCATTTCTCATTTTGCAGATCAAAGTAGTACTCACAAGTACCCTCTACCCATCCTTTGGCAAAGACTGCATCTGTGCAAACTTAGAAGTGGCTTAATACTCAAAATTCCTTGAATAATTGTGAGGGCCAATTACAATAGGCGGATTTGTTTACAGCTGTCTGGTCAATATTGTGAAGAGAAAGATATGTAGACATGAGTACTTGCTCATACACCTTCAATAATGCTGTAATCTGATTTGTACATCAGCAAACTAGGcttgtttaaaatatataaatgacaTTTATGATACTCCGGGTACGACACAGAGAGCCTACCCGCATTTAAACCAAGGGACCTCAAGGTTTAATGCCCCATAGGTCTGCATGCTGCTTACATCACCAAAGTGTGGTATTTTAGGAGGACCTCAGGGCTTAGGGCACCATTTGGGACTGGACTTGAGAGGGAGCCTGTGAAGGGCTCAAGCCCTTCCTGCATGGCTGTTATGAACAAAAAGTACCTCATCGACCATTAGGGGGGGATGGCTTTCTTCACTATCACTGGCAGCAAGAACTTTTCCTGTCATGAGGTAAAGAGTGCCGGGCACTGCCACAGGCAATGCCACCTAaaacataaagaaaaagaaattttAATTAGATATGCACTTAtaaagttttatatatatatatatatatatatatatatatatatatatatatatatgctattgtgtgtttttgagaGCATCATAtcaatttattatataaaatttaGACATTATATAAATGAACTGTATTCTTATTCCAGTTGTCAGGTCTATCTTAAACAGTGCAGCTAAACAATGCGTTAAACGAAATATGAAAtcatagaaaataataaaacaggaGAATACAGTGCCAATTCCTCTTTTTCTGATCAAGCTGCACCTCTTTCAGCCCTAAACACTGACCATTATCTACAGCAATACAAGACAGAGGACATGGATTACAATTTCCACAACACAGAATCTGTGATAAACACAGATGTACAGACAGTAACCTCCCATTCATCTGCTTGCTTGGCGAAaccattagcattagctagccaTACTCATAGCCAGCGACCTCCTCTCATCAGCAGCAGCGCAGCATCCTTTTAACAGCCCACGACTCTTATAGATCACAACCCTTTAAAATATCTATAATAATTAAGATAAACAATGATAGTGCATTTATAAAGCACGGCATGCAGCCTCTAGCGTAGACATTTACCTTCACTAGTTTCCCACTGTTCAACATTCCCACTTGTCTTAAGAGCAAAATACACTACTACGGCAAGCCAGCGGAAACAAACCTCATCTCGTCTCCACACTAGAATATCGGAAaagcgtttttttttattgtctgtgtttttacggCTTCTCACTTTGTGTGAAGATCTACACAACGAAAAGACTGCTGTCCGTTTAAACTTCTTAACAGCTCTGGCTCAGCAGTCCACCTGCATGTTTCACGGGTTTCCTGAGTTTTCTTGCCTTAAAGGCAGcaataataatggaaataatactaataaaataaacgtattttaatacatttctgAAATTTGAAAAAACACGTGTTTAAGCTGAGGGTACTTTGGTGGTTCGAATATATTCTGAAATTTATAAATGAAACAATTTATTTGAAATGTAATttgaataagaaaaaaaaaacaaaaaaacaacaacaacatgccCACATATTTTTCTGTGCAGGAACCCAAATTCTCTATACCATTTTTTAGAGTCTGGTGTAGTATGTAAGCATTATCAAATGTAGTATCAAGATGTAATGTAGTTCACTCCCCAGCCCATTAGGAATGCATAATGATttttgtaaaagtaaaaaacaacaagtgagaattaaaaaaaaagttgattttGAAAATAGAACTGCAGCGCAACTTCTTAGTACATCCAGCATCTATCAGCAAAGAAACTGAAGTCTCAGACGTTGTTCTTCTCTTCTTGGTCTAAATTAAAAGCTCCAGTTTGAGAGAACTGAGCAACAGCAGTACAGCAGTGCAGGAGCTGAACCTGAACAACttgaatgaaatgaaatctTTAAAGCAGAATTACTGTCTAAATGGACCTGAATACACAGATGCACTTCAgctgtctgtatctctctgtaTGGAACTAGCTACTCTGTGATGACGATAAATTAGCCATAGCTTTCATGTCATCAGTCTACACAAGTCTACCCAACCCACACACTAGCCTAacagaactgcacacacacacacatacacacaaactggCTCAACTGATCTGTCATTTATTGGAACTCTGTCTTTATAATGCAGCTACTTCTGGAAAATGCTCATCCCTTTTACCACTCCAAGCAATGTACACTAATTATTATGTGCAATAATTTTTTCAATTTTTCTATATATGCTATTTCTGGAGATTGCACTGTAAACAACAAGCAATAATCTTACTTTGTgcaataacctttttttttaaatatatatgcttatttatttatatgtatatgtttaatGTCTATCAATGCTGTTTGATCTGTTTACTTGTCTAGAGTAATCAATTTCTGTTATACTGCACATTGAATCAATTGATGTTAGCATTACATTGGCATAAGCAGATAATCACTTAAAAATAATCAACATCAGACAGAAATTTTAATTTCACCAATATTTACTCATGCACTCAAACAAAATCTAAGATACATATAGTCTCTTTAACACACCTGGGTTCAGTTCAAGAACTTCATCATTAATGATGGGTGCcaaagaaagacaaaactgTCTATGACAACACTGGTCTATGTAGATTTTGGGAAATCTGGTAATAATTTTGAAGCCTCAAGCACATTATGTGTAGGAACACCGATATGGGATTTGTGGGCCAATAACAGACAATCTTCACAATATTTTCCACCTGAATTAGCATTACACAggaataaaatatgtatttgtatatgCAGTAAAAATGAGATTAAAATGTAGATGTTCTATTGCAGTAGCCCATCATCAACCACACGCTCTGCTCCTCTGGAGCTGTTTACAGGTTCATGTGTAATATATTTCATTAGGCTCCTCTTTAATAGTTTATTGGTGGGGGCACAATGTCGATATCTTTTGGTGTTAATGGAGAAGAAAGCACTATTCCTAACTTGTCCCTCAGtaattctgttatttcttcatctgATAGGTTACTGTTGGTTTTGCTCGGCTGGTCCTTTTCAGCAGACAAGCTGGTGACGATCAGTTTGCGGCCTATAATCGTAATTCGTCCACTGGGCAACAGCAGGGAGCATAAGGACTTGCAGAAGAAGATTGAGCTGATGGAGCTCTGGTGGTAGTCACACATGGCTTTGAAGTCTTCTCTCTGACGTGGTTCAAAGGTGAATTTGTACAGTGCCCTCCATGCAGTGTCCTCCGCTGGGTCCTTCACAGCATCACCCTCTGACATTTCCATGAAGACCAGCTTTCCCTCAGTCCGAAGCCGATACAGTCCATGGCTCTGCTTTTGGGGACTGTCCGTctcaagagagagagggagctggaAACCAGAGCCAAAACCCACGTCACAGAGCCACCGGTGCCCATCGAGGGTCACCATCGAGATGAAGTGATCAAAGGGCGGCCCGTAGGCCCCTGTGAGGCGGTTCTTCACCTGCGCAGAGAGAATATGGACCTCATAACCCAGCTGGCTCAAAAGCCAGGAGAAAAGGCCATTGTTTTCATAGCAAAACCCGCCTCTCCTTTTCGAAACTATTTTCTCATAGAGCAGAGGAAGGTCCAGGCAGACCCGTTCCCCCGTGTGCACGGAGAGGTTCTCGAAAGGAACCGTTAGCAAGTGGTTCAGGTGA
Coding sequences within it:
- the LOC140564136 gene encoding arylamine N-acetyltransferase, pineal gland isozyme NAT-10-like; protein product: MDVGKYLARIGCSSPCSPTLETLRCLHLNHLLTVPFENLSVHTGERVCLDLPLLYEKIVSKRRGGFCYENNGLFSWLLSQLGYEVHILSAQVKNRLTGAYGPPFDHFISMVTLDGHRWLCDVGFGSGFQLPLSLETDSPQKQSHGLYRLRTEGKLVFMEMSEGDAVKDPAEDTAWRALYKFTFEPRQREDFKAMCDYHQSSISSIFFCKSLCSLLLPSGRITIIGRKLIVTSLSAEKDQPSKTNSNLSDEEITELLRDKLGIVLSSPLTPKDIDIVPPPINY
- the apoob gene encoding apolipoprotein O, b isoform X1, coding for MLNSGKLVKVALPVAVPGTLYLMTGKVLAASDSEESHPPLMVDELSLYTTPHSQVKYVDSKVGHMEQGVASLRKSAEPYTTWCQEKISNGMDKAEEFYKTIEPGIDASTRTVKESYEFLNNPPSEFYPSVGGVGFSGILGLYLAKGCRVKRLLYPAGLMTLSASLFYPQHAASVAKVGKDQLSSWGSQGRTLLEDLWKGKSSASKEVRPQDNYS
- the apoob gene encoding apolipoprotein O, b isoform X2, with the translated sequence MLNSGKLVKVALPVAVPGTLYLMTGKVLAASDSEESHPPLMVDELSLYTTPHSQVKYVDSKVGHMEQGVASLRKSAEPYTTWCQEKISNGMDKAEEFYKTIEPGIDASTRTVKESYEFLNNPPSEFYPSVGGVGFSGILGLYLAKGCRVKRLLYPAGLMTLSASLFYPQHAASVAKVGKDQLSSWGSQGRTLLEDLWKGKSSASKEK